In Trifolium pratense cultivar HEN17-A07 linkage group LG7, ARS_RC_1.1, whole genome shotgun sequence, a genomic segment contains:
- the LOC123895772 gene encoding transcription factor RSL3-like: MNQTLEAFPHGEWECFQRMFATEEHDDSPPQLLDQTSLLLMEDHGNFGVQSMFDSHNNYNSQETNHSHYFDYSNHMVANNGDISENFDHSQVQPIVFPAKPLKVKRMLDVPEFQVHAEDKKDKCVNPTKKPHASKDLQRCVTNTESKKSKKVDRNGNKAEETNASVDGHSSSGYTSEEHNMYEEISGGATSASKSTMALNSNGKTRANRGSATDPQSLYARKRREKINDRLRILQNLVPNGTKVDISTMLEDAIHYVKFLQLQIKLLSSDDMWMYAPIAYNGLDIGVNFNQKISPPP; the protein is encoded by the exons ATGAATCAAACACTTGAAGCTTTCCCTCATGGTGAATGGGAATGCTTTCAAAGAATGTTTGCAACTGAAGAACATGATGACTCACCACCACAATTACTTGATCAAACCTCACTTCTGCTAATGGAAGATCATGGCAACTTTGGAGTACAATCCATGTTTGATTCTCACAACAACTATAATTCACAAGAAACTAATCATAGCCACTATTTTGATTATTCTAATCATATGGTAGCTAATAATGGTGACATATCAGAGAATTTTGATCACAGTCAAGTCCAACCTATTGTCTTTCCCGCGAAGCCGTTGAAGGTGAAAAGGATGCTTgatgtgccagaatttcaagtGCATGCAGAAGATAAGAAAGACAAATGTGTGAATCCAACGAAAAAACCTCATGCTTCAAAAGAT CTTCAAAGATGCGTGACGAACACAGAGTCCAAGAAGAGCAAAAAGGTTGATAGAAATGGGAACAAGGCAGAAGAAACAAATGCAAGTGTAGATGGACATAGCTCTAGTGGTTATACCTCAGAGGAGCATAACATGTATGAGGAAATCAGTGGAGGGGCTACTTCAGCATCTAAATCAACTATGGCTCTCAACTCAAATGGGAAAACAAGAGCTAATAGAGGATCAGCCACAGATCCTCAAAGCCTTTATGCAAGG AAAAGAAGGGAGAAAATAAACGACAGACTAAGAATTCTACAGAATCTTGTACCAAATGGAACAAAG GTTGATATAAGCACAATGCTTGAAGATGCAATCCATTATGTGAAATTTTTGCAGCTCCAAATCAAG CTTCTAAGTTCTGATGATATGTGGATGTATGCTCCAATTGCTTATAATGGACTTGACATTGGAGTCAATTTCAACCAGAAAATTTCTCCACCACCTTGA
- the LOC123894293 gene encoding F-box/kelch-repeat protein At3g23880-like, producing MRNNIAKGGNSMEMKILYLPHELIIQILLRLPVKSLIRFKCICKSWFSLISDPRFAKTHFELTTAHTDRILFITSTPEIRSIDLEASLNDDSAFTSPNLNFLLPRSYSDLEIKGSCRGFIVLCCSSNIYLWNPSTGVHKQIPLPPFGSNLDANYFFGFGYDHSKDDYLVVSMCDDPNSATFLSHLEFFSLRANTWKEIECTTSTHFPYMNACDDPRVGCLFNGAIYWMAFRHDISRNVIVGFDLMERKLLDLQFPDDFDHEPTNCGLWVYGEFLSLWAIDYYENDTVEIWVMKEYKVNSSWAKTLVLSIDDIPTQYFSPLCSTKSGDIIETDGVTGLVKYNNKGQLLEHRSYCNNASISEVALYSESLLSLPDANEQA from the coding sequence ATGAGAAATAACATTGCTAAAGGAGGAAACAGCATGGAGATGAAGATCTTGTATCTGCCTCATGAATTGATAATCCAAATCCTACTGAGGTTGCCGGTGAAGTCTCTTATACGTTTCAAGTGCATTTGTAAGTCATGGTTCTCTCTTATCTCTGACCCTCGCTTTGCAAAAACACATTTTGAACTTACCACCGCACACACTGAtagaattttattcataacATCGACTCCTGAAATTCGATCCATAGATTTAGAAGCATCCCTTAACGATGATAGTGCTTTTACTTCACCGAACCTTAACTTTTTGCTTCCTAGATCTTATTCTGATCTTGAAATTAAAGGTTCGTGTAGAGGGTTTATAGTTTTGTGTTGTTCTTCAAACATCTACCTATGGAATCCGTCCACCGGAGTTCACAAACAAATACCTTTGCCTCCTTTTGGTTCCAATTTGGATGCAAATTATTTCTTTGGATTTGGTTATGACCATTCAAAAGATGATTACTTAGTGGTTTCAATGTGTGATGATCCAAACTCAGCTACATTTTTATCACACTTAGAATTTTTCTCATTGAGAGCTAATACATGGAAAGAAATTGAGTGTACTACTAGTACTCACTTCCCTTATATGAATGCGTGTGATGATCCTAGAGTTGGGTGTCTCTTCAATGGGGCTATTTATTGGATGGCTTTTCGTCATGATATATCAAGGAATGTTATTGTTGGCTTTGATTTAATGGAAAGAAAACTTTTAGATTTGCAATTTCCAGATGATTTTGACCATGAACCTACCAATTGTGGTTTATGGGTATATGGAGAATTTCTAAGTTTATGGGCTATAGATTATTATGAGAATGATACGGTTGAAATATGGGTGATGAAAGAATACAAAGTGAATTCATCTTGGGCAAAGACTCTTGTTCTTTCTATTGACGACATTCCCACTCAATACTTTTCTCCTTTATGCTCTACGAAAAGTGGTGATATTATTGAAACCGATGGTGTTACTGGATTGGTGAAGTATAACAACAAAGGGCAGTTGCTAGAGCATCGCTCCTATTGTAACAATGCATCTATATCCGAAGTGGCTCTGTATTCAGAGTCTCTACTTTCACTCCCTGATGCGAATGAACAAGCTTAA